The sequence ACAGCATTAGCTCTAAATATTGCACTTAATGCCTGTAAATTCTTATATAAGAAAACAAATAAACATCACTACGTAGTGTTCTTTTCACTTGAAATGTCAGCAGAACAATTAACTGCAAGATTAATTACTATAGATTCAAAAGTTAGTTATTATAAAGCATTAACTGGAAAAATTAGTAATTTTGAATTACACGCATTTATTAGTGCAAGTACAGAATTATCTGAATTACCTTTTATTATAGACGATACTCCAGCGCTATCAATTAGCACTCTTCACACAAGAATACGTCTACTATGCCAATTATATAATGTAGCAGTAGTATTTATCGATTATCTGCAATTAATTAAAGGAACAACAAAAAGAAGTAACGAAAATAGAGTACAAGAAATCACAGAAGTGACACAAGGTCTAAAAACAATTGCAAAAGAATTAAATATTCCAGTTGTTGCATTATCGCAACTTTCCCGTTCTGTAGAACAAAGAGATGAAAAAAAACCACAACTTGCAGATTTAAGAGATTCAGGGAGTATAGAACAAGACGCAGATGTAGTAATGTTTTTATATAGAGAAGAATATTATGAATTAAGAAAACAACCAAATGAAGGAAGCAATAAACATCGAGAATGGCAAGAAAAAATGGAAAAAATTAGAAATTTTGCAGAACTCATTATTGCAAAACAAAGAAATGGACCAATCGGCAATATAAAACTATACTTTGACTCTAGTAGAGGAGCATTTAAAGACTATACAGAAGAACATATTTAATTAACAAATATTATAAATTGTTTTACATAAAAAATACTTTTTTATATATATAACAATAAAGAGATTACACTCTCTTCTTTCTCATTAAATTATTTAAATAAAAACTATAAAATAAATATCACAAAATTATTCAATAGCTTTATATGATTATTAATATTAAAATTTATAAAAGAAACACACCTTTAAAAATATTAAATTATTTTGTTTATTACTAACAATATACATTGTTACTTCGTTTACGAAAATAAACTATCTAAAACTGATCCTAATCTCTTGCGTTAAAACAGTAAAAAGATAAAATGCTACGGGGACCTCCTAACTTTAATTCTACTCCATTATATAGTTATTACTAAAATATTTAAGGTAGAAAATAAGTAAGATATAAATTATACAGTATTTATACCGCATATAAGTCAGAAACCATAGATAATGATCTTTACTTCCTAACAAAAACTTAAACTTTCAACCTTAAGATCTTCTTGTTAAGAAAATTTTATATAAAATACTAAAAACTCTTGTATAGATTAGGAATCTTATCTAAATAAGTTTTCTATGAATAAAATAGAAACTAATTAAAATAACATTCATAAATGAAGTTAATAAAGTAAAATATCAAAACTAACCCAATTAAAAATTTTGATCAAAAACCAATAAAAATTACTTATATAATTTACTCCTATTTTATATCTTTAAATTTATTCTTTTCGTATATAAACCAATTAACTACAATTACTAATTAACAGTAATAAGGATTTTCAAATTTGCGAAGTGTCCTAATTTACTACAAAAATATCCCAACAACTCTTTCTCTAACATCATTTAATCTTTAAAAAGATAGGAGTAGGTCTTGGTAGCTCAATACCTGAACTTATGCAAGCCTTATATAAAGACTTTAAATCACGTTCTTCTTTCGGAATTTTCAACTGATCTAATATTATTTCTGCTGACTTTGGAACGATTGGCTGCAATAAGATACCAATTATTCTAATATATTCAAGTAACTTATATATTACTAAATTTACACGCTTTTTTACATTAACTTTAATTAATATCCAAGGCGCGTTTTTATCTATATAAGCATTAGCTTCAGAAGAGATACTAATAATTAGAAGTATGATCCGATCATACTCATACCTTAATAGATGATCTATCACCTTATTAAATAAAACTTTACAATTTGGAAGTTTTTCTTCGTTTTTTAACAAACTTTTATCAACTACTGGTATAATTCCAAAATACTGTTTATGCAAAAACGAAATTGTTCTTTGTATTAAATTTCCTATATTGTTCGCTAATTCTGAATTTATTCTATTAATCATATTTTTTCTATTAAAACTAGCATCTTGACCAAATTTTACCTCTCGAAGAAGATAATATCGTAATTGATCAACACCAAACTCTTTCACTAAATTAATCGGATCTATGATATTACCAAAAGACTTAGATATTTTCTTTCCATCATTCAGCCACCAACCATGAACCGCAATTTGCTTAGGCAACGGTAAATTTGCAGCTAGAAGAATGGCCGGCCAATATACTGCGTGAAAACGCAATATATCCTTGCCAATCACATGAATATTTAAGGAACTACTATTTGCCCAAAACTTTTTATATCCTTGACCTTCAACATCTGGAAAACCTACTGATGTTAAATAATTAGTAAGTGCATCAATCCAAACATAGATTATATGTTTATTACTACCCGGTACTTTTATTCCCCAACTAAAACTACTACGAGAAATTGAAAGATCAGTAAGTCCTGATTTTATAAACGATACTACTTCATTTTTTCTACTTTTAGGTAAAACAAAATTCGGCTGATTTTCATATAATTCTAATAATTTATCCTGCCAATGCGACAAACGAAAAAAACAACTCTCTTCTCTTACCCACTGAACTTCACCACCAGCTGGAGTTTTACCATTTATCAACTCAGATTCATGATAAAACGCTTCATCATAAACCGAATACCAACCAGAATAATAACCAAAATATACCTGCCCCATTTCTTCAAGTCTATTCCACAAAGCCACCACAGCTCTCTCATGACGTTTTTCAGTAGTACGTACAAAATCATCATATTGAAAATTCATAAACTTAGTTAAATTCTTAAATGAAACATTTATTTTATCTACAAATTCTTTTGGTCGTACTCCATATGCTTCAGCCGCTTTCTCAATTTTTTGCCCATGTTCATCCGTACCAGTAGTAAACTTAACATCTTTTCCAGCAAGTCTCATAAATCTCGCCATCACATCACATAAAAGAGAAGTATACACATGACCAATATGTGGTCTATCGTTTACATAATATATAGGTGTAGTAATGTAAAAATTTTCAAATTGTTTCACCATTTAAAAACCTAATTTTATCCACATTTATCACAAAATTAATAATTTGTTGACTTTAACATTAGATGATTAAAATCACACCACCCTCTTTTTGTAAAAACTCAATACTACCATGTACCATCGTAAATCATTACACATTTACTAACAAAACTATAATTAACCACAACCCACCCAATCACAAATTTAATATTAAAAGCATATCCCTATAAAGGAAAACATAAAAATTTTTTTACACTTAACTTATTTTATATTTCTTCCTTGATTTTTAAATCACTCTAATTGATTAGAGTACTACTAATAAATATAGAAATAGAATAAGAAATATAATAAAATTACATAAAATTAATATTTTGATAAGTTATATATAATATATGTAAAAATTACATATATAATATAATAAATTATACAAAAATTGTTTTATCCTAACAAAAATAAATATTGATTTTATCTCCACCCACGCTCCAAACCACTTCAACAAATAAAATCCACTAATGATTCACTAGTGAATAAGATAAGATTATCAATGATTATTGATAATTTCTATATTTTCCACTCAAGCCAAATTTATTCTTTAGATATAAAACTCTTTATTTTTTATAACCCTTCTTATTCTAAAATATTTACTTTAACAAGAAAAACAAAATGAACTAATATTTATATTTTCATCTAATAAATTAAATTTATCTAAAATATGCAAAAACACTATGTAGGTATTTGTTTCATGCTACTTTTTACAACTGGCACATTATTTCTAATGCGCCCTATGATTTTTCCATGTTTGATATCTATCATTGTTGCATACTTATGCAACCCACTAGTAGTAAAATTTGAAAAATATAAAATACCACGCTTATATTCTGCAATTTTTATTACAATAATTTTACTAATAATTCTTATATTAATCTTTGCATTTATATTGCCTATCATATACGTCCAAATATCTTCAATATTAAACTTCCTAATTAGTAGAGTCCCTTCGCTAAATCTAGTGAATATTACATCTAAACTAAAATTTCTTGACATAACAAAAGATTGTTTATTTGATTATTTATACGAAATAAAAACAAAAAATTATGAAAATAATATATCTTATTTTATAAGCATCTTTGATATCATAGGTAATTTCTTAATTCAAGTATTAAACTCAAGCTTTAATTTAATTCATACATTATCACTAATAGCTATTACTCCTGCAGTATTCTTTTATATATTACGTGATTGGCCTTTTATTGTAATAAGAGTTAATAAATTGATTCCTATTCCCTACAGAGAGGAAGTTGTAAAATTTTTTTTAAAAATAGATTTCATTGTATCTAACTATCTAAAAGGACAAATAAACATATGCATTTTTATGATGATTTTTTATTCCATAGGTCTTGATTTAATAGGACTAAAACATTCTATTACCATCGGAATCTTATCGGGAGCACTAACATTTATACCTTGTATAGGACCATTGTTATATACAATAATTGGTGTTCTAAGCGTTATTGCTCAATTTAACAGATGGTCTGAAAGTGTCGCTGTCTTAACGTTATTTGGTATTGAACAAATAATAGACACAAATCTGCTTGTTCCTTTATTAATAGGAAAAAAAATCCATATGCATCCAACTATAATTATTCTTGGAATTACTATATGTACATCATACTTTGGAATTATTGGTATATTACTTTTTATTCCAACAATAGCAGTATTCTATGCTTCAACTAGATGTATAATCTATAAATACCTCAAAAGCAAATTTTATAAAAACGGTTAAATTTTTACTTATAATAAAAAACATATATATGCAAATATATACACAGAAATAATAAAAGAAACCTACTCACTAAAAAAAGTTAGTGTAATAAAGGTAAATAATCATCTATTGTAAAAATAAATAACCAATTGAAATCTCTCTAAAATTTTAGAGAGATAAAAGAAACAAATACACAAGTAAAAACTTTGCATCATTTTTACATATCTTTCTTCTTATATTAAGAATGGCATCCCATCCATTGAAAATGTTTTACCCTTATTAAAATAAAAATAAACCAAATAAAGGTTTTCAATTTATACATAATTATTTTATACAATATATTTCAATAATTAAATTTATATAAAACTTCACCAATTTAAACCATAATCTAATTATATGATAAAAATAAAACTAAAATTTAAAAAAACAAAACGAAAATTTATTGTACTCGCCATATTGATAAATAGTTTATTTATCTTATCTCTTTTATTAGATAAAAATCATATTCCCAGCAAAATTATAATTAAACAAATAGATATAGAACTAAAGAATAAATTCTAAAATTTCTATAAATAGAACAAATTAAAAAGTACTTTTATCAAAAAGCCTCTATAAGTCCCATTTAAGATATAGAAAACCACTATTTTTTTTTGAAAACAACTCTCATATTTATAAATAAAACTAAGCTACATATTCCTTCCTATATATAAAATAGGAAAACAAAAACATTTTACTCACTAATAAATAAAACTTATCAACTTAATATTTCTATTCTTTGCTAAGATCCTTTAAAATGTTTAAATAAAGCCCCCCCCCCTTACTCTCATTACCATACAACATAAAACAAATATATTTCAACAAAATTACTCTCTATAAAATTTCGGTTGACTTATATCATTACATTCTAACAATAATATACAGACTTATCCTTGATAAGGGTATTTTAAAATTTAAAAATATCTAAAGTCATGACGTTGATATTAAATGGGCTACTGTTCAATCTCTTTTTTATAATATGGGAAATAGTATACACTTCAGTTACACTTCCAATGCTTCTACTCCCCATACGTATAATAAATACTTTTCTTACCTATTCAATAAGAATTGTATTATACATGCTTTATTTATTGCATAATATTGAATATACTGTTAAAGGAGTGGAGAATATACCAAAACAACCGTTCATAATTGCTTCTAAACATCAATCCCCGTTCGAAGCATTCATCTTTATACTTTTATTTAAAAACGCAGTTTTCATTTTAAAACGCGAACTAAAATGGATTCCATTCATTGGTCTGCATCTTATAGCACTAAAAATGATTTTTATTAATCGTGTAAACGGCATTAAATCTATCAGACACATTATTAATTTATCTAAAATCCGTATAAAAGAAAATAGAAATATAATAATATTCCCCGAAGGTACTAGAACATCTATAACACAAAAAATAAAATATCAACCAGGAGTTGCGGCACTGTACAATGCGCTATCTATTCCCGTATTACCAGTTGCATTAAATACAGGATTATTCTGGCCAAAAAATATATTTTCTATAAGAAAAAATTCTGGAAAGGCAACAATAGAGATATTACCTCCTATACATCCAGGATTAAACAAAAATGAATTCTTAAAAAATTTAGAAAAAACTATTGAAGAAAAAAGTAAAAAATTAACTATAGCTAAAACTAATAATTTACAAATTAATAAAAAAAATCTATAATATGAAACAAGTACAGTTAAGATTTTAATCTCATATGGCAAATCATAAAAATGCTAAAAAAATGATAAAAATCATCGCAAAACGTAATTTAATAAATAAAATGTTTAAAAATAAAACACGCACCGCTATTAAAAAATTGGTTAATATGATTGAGTCTGGTAATAAAAAAAATATTGCTGTAGCATTTCAAAATGCTGAATCTAATTTACAAAAATGTGCAAGTAGAGGTATCATTCACAAAAATACTGCTGCACGTAAAATACGTCGCTTAAATATAAAAGTTAAAACACTAATATCTTCTTCCTAACAGGTCGTAACTATAAAATTTTCAGTTCACACCCTTTCCCTTTTGCAGAATCAAGTCGACCTAATACCTAAAATTTTCTAAAAACACCAACTACTAATCACGTTTATAAACTTAAAATACCTCGCTATACCATAAAATATACAACACAAAAATATATATAAAAAGATCATTAAAATATCTCTATGTATGCTGCAAATCATCTTAATTATCAATAAATAATATATAAAACTAATAATCAAAAATCCATAAACTCCAATTAAATTGGAAAACATACAATAGCACTTTTTAATACTAAACTCTCTCTCTTTACAAAGATTTTCAAAATAATCTTGATAAATCTCTCCTCTATCAATAGAGGAAACTAATTCAATTGAAAATTTCTTTTTATACACTAATTAAATAAAATTAAAGTTCAAAACCTCTTCTTTGTAATAACCCAAAATAAAATAATATATATACCACAAATATAAAATGGAAAATTTTAATAATAAAAACTACTATTTTAATCTCAAACGATAAAAATTTTCATTCATTAAATGAGATGACCCTGATCTCTCTCTTGTCTATAAAAATAGAGTCTATAATACACAGTAAAAATATTAAAGAAATTACTTATAAAGTAATAAAATCCATAGAAAAAAAAATAAACCTCTCAAATTAGATTTAATAAGCTCGAAGATAATCTTAAAATACAAATAATATTTTTATTAATGTTTCTTATCCATATCCTAAAATAACTCCACACTTATATTTTACATTCTCTCCTCCGTAAAACTATACTATAGAATTGAATAAACTCATATAAAATAAAGCTAAGATCTCAGATAATTGGGTGATACAATCCCTTTAAATATAACACCACATAAATTCCTACGCTCTTTTATAAATTTATAAGGGAGATTATATAACTAAAGTAAACTTACATTACATATCACAAGAATTTTTCATATTATAAATCTAATATGCTTAAATATTATATTTAAAAAATTTCTACTACAAAATAAAAATCCTTTTTCAGGTTACCTTCATATTCTTAAGTTTCAAGAGAATTAAATTTCTTAATTTTGAAGTTAGCACTAGCACATTTATGCTTTTTTGTCTCCATCCCTTATCTTAGATGTAGGTATAGGCGAACTAACTTGTAAATTCTGAACATCCATGAAAAACAAACCCTTTTTCTCGTTCTTTATATCAATTATAGTATGAGTGTTAAGGGGTAATGGATCATTTATATACCCATGCCCTACCCCCTGAATTGTAAACACTGGAAAATTGACACTTTTTGCAAATCTTTCCTTTACTCTTTCAACAAGATTACTATTGCTAGAATTAACAAAGTTACCAAAAATCACCGCTTGTACACCATCAAAAATATTAGCCTGTTTTAAATGATCTAAGCTACGTTCCATTGCATATGGATAAACTCTTATATCTTCTAAAAATAGAATTTTTCCTTTTGCATTTACTTGCCAAACAGTTCCTATACTATTTTCAACTAATGTCATATTACCACCAACAATTTTAGATTCTAACCTACCATTTTTTAACTTAATGTTATTATTAATTATCTTCAAGTTATCAAATCTAATAAAATCTTGTTTATTTAATATTAATCCTTCTAATTTCTCAATGGAACTCTCCGAAACAGAATTATTTACTATCATTTCTAACATAGTACCATGCAAGGTTTGCCAATCATACTTAGCTTGTAAATACGTATGCAAAACAGTTACATCACTATAACCTATAAAAACTTTTCGAGTAATCTTTTCTTTTTGATCGCTTGATAATTTTTCCAGATAAGGAATTAACCTAGAAGCTCCTGTTCCACCTCTAATACACCAAATTATTTTGCTTTTACCAATTAAAGCATTAATCAAATCATTAGCTCTAAATTCATCAGAATTAGAATAAAATGAATTATCATTACTATATATTTTTTCCGAAACATGAGGATAAAAACCTAAAGCCTCCACATATTCTTTTATAAAAATTAAATCTGACTCTCTTCCTTTTGAAGAAGGAGCGATAATATCAACTTGATCAATTGCATAAATACTACTCGTATTAACACATAAAACAATAACGTAAAAAATATAAATAATAATAAACATTAAAATATCTTATAAAATTCTTTTTTTAATAAAAAGTCCAATTCAGAAAATGAAACTTCAACTCCGAGCTTTTTCATTGATGTAACACCACAATCTTTTAATCCACAAGGAATAATGCCTCTATAGTGAGAAAGATCTGGAGAAACATTAAGTGCTATACCATGATAAGTTACCCATTTCCTTATATGTATACCAATAGCTGCTATCTTTTCCATTATTCCGTTGTTACTTACCCAAATACCTATTTTATCTCCCCTGAACTCTCCAATAATGTTAAAATACCTTAAGACATTAATAATCCAATCACTCAAATCTCTAATATATAATCTTATATCGCATTTATTTCTTTCTCTAAGATTAAGCATTAAATATACAATACGCTGACCTGGACCATGATACGTATACTTGCCACCTCTATCCGTTTTATACACAGGAAATAAATTTTTCACGATCATTTCTTCATCAGTTACACCAATACCTGCCGTATAAAGTGAAGGATGCTGAAGTAACCATACTAATTCGTCAGATAATCTACTATAAATTCTTTTATTTTTTATTTTCATGAATTTTACAGCATTACTGTAATCAATTAATTGATCAGTTATTAACCATTTCACCATATTTTCACTTATCTGTATTTAATATCTTATGTTTTGTATTAACTATCTGAAGCTTTTTTTATTTAATTTCATTAATTTCAGTAAAACTTTAATTTTATTTACATATATAATAATAAAAATTTTTAATTTATTAAAAACATCTTATCAAAAAATTTTCTCTGTTTTATTTTCAATAAAACAAATTTGAAGTTTACTAAGAAAACCAATTTTTAAAGTTAAATAAAATTTGTCAAAATTAATGTCTTCATGATTCCACAAAACTTAACTCAAATTTTTATCTATAAAATAATTACAAATTTTTAATCGGAACCTAAAGATCTAAATAAGAGATCATTAAATAAATTTAATGCATACCAATCCCCAACGTAAGTGGTGAAACTCACATTTATATATATCCATACTTTTATTATCTTTATCCTTTTCAAGGATCCCACTCATTTAGAAACATTCTAGAGGAACATTCTAAAATTTATCTAAAACAATTAATACTGCAATCTCATACAAAATACATGAAACAATGTATTTCTTATACAGAATC comes from Wolbachia endosymbiont of Menacanthus eurysternus and encodes:
- a CDS encoding LD-carboxypeptidase — protein: MFIIIYIFYVIVLCVNTSSIYAIDQVDIIAPSSKGRESDLIFIKEYVEALGFYPHVSEKIYSNDNSFYSNSDEFRANDLINALIGKSKIIWCIRGGTGASRLIPYLEKLSSDQKEKITRKVFIGYSDVTVLHTYLQAKYDWQTLHGTMLEMIVNNSVSESSIEKLEGLILNKQDFIRFDNLKIINNNIKLKNGRLESKIVGGNMTLVENSIGTVWQVNAKGKILFLEDIRVYPYAMERSLDHLKQANIFDGVQAVIFGNFVNSSNSNLVERVKERFAKSVNFPVFTIQGVGHGYINDPLPLNTHTIIDIKNEKKGLFFMDVQNLQVSSPIPTSKIRDGDKKA
- a CDS encoding AI-2E family transporter; protein product: MLLFTTGTLFLMRPMIFPCLISIIVAYLCNPLVVKFEKYKIPRLYSAIFITIILLIILILIFAFILPIIYVQISSILNFLISRVPSLNLVNITSKLKFLDITKDCLFDYLYEIKTKNYENNISYFISIFDIIGNFLIQVLNSSFNLIHTLSLIAITPAVFFYILRDWPFIVIRVNKLIPIPYREEVVKFFLKIDFIVSNYLKGQINICIFMMIFYSIGLDLIGLKHSITIGILSGALTFIPCIGPLLYTIIGVLSVIAQFNRWSESVAVLTLFGIEQIIDTNLLVPLLIGKKIHMHPTIIILGITICTSYFGIIGILLFIPTIAVFYASTRCIIYKYLKSKFYKNG
- the lipB gene encoding lipoyl(octanoyl) transferase LipB; this encodes MVKWLITDQLIDYSNAVKFMKIKNKRIYSRLSDELVWLLQHPSLYTAGIGVTDEEMIVKNLFPVYKTDRGGKYTYHGPGQRIVYLMLNLRERNKCDIRLYIRDLSDWIINVLRYFNIIGEFRGDKIGIWVSNNGIMEKIAAIGIHIRKWVTYHGIALNVSPDLSHYRGIIPCGLKDCGVTSMKKLGVEVSFSELDFLLKKEFYKIF
- a CDS encoding replicative DNA helicase encodes the protein MNKPINSITSISIDKEICKLPYNLEAEQMLIGAMIRDNRICDAIENMITPDSFYDPLHQNIFTQIIKIRKHGVIANELNLKMFFENDKTFIKCGGVKYLAKLAAKASIALDIYNLIRIIHDTYLRRCLIKLGHEIINNSYKYDIENPAQAQIEQIITKLFNLLRKQNEKTYIELASSIKNVVKKISMLKNNPEALGITTGLQDLNQILGGLQKSDLLILAARPSMGKTALALNIALNACKFLYKKTNKHHYVVFFSLEMSAEQLTARLITIDSKVSYYKALTGKISNFELHAFISASTELSELPFIIDDTPALSISTLHTRIRLLCQLYNVAVVFIDYLQLIKGTTKRSNENRVQEITEVTQGLKTIAKELNIPVVALSQLSRSVEQRDEKKPQLADLRDSGSIEQDADVVMFLYREEYYELRKQPNEGSNKHREWQEKMEKIRNFAELIIAKQRNGPIGNIKLYFDSSRGAFKDYTEEHI
- a CDS encoding 1-acyl-sn-glycerol-3-phosphate acyltransferase, with amino-acid sequence MLNGLLFNLFFIIWEIVYTSVTLPMLLLPIRIINTFLTYSIRIVLYMLYLLHNIEYTVKGVENIPKQPFIIASKHQSPFEAFIFILLFKNAVFILKRELKWIPFIGLHLIALKMIFINRVNGIKSIRHIINLSKIRIKENRNIIIFPEGTRTSITQKIKYQPGVAALYNALSIPVLPVALNTGLFWPKNIFSIRKNSGKATIEILPPIHPGLNKNEFLKNLEKTIEEKSKKLTIAKTNNLQINKKNL
- the rpsT gene encoding 30S ribosomal protein S20 is translated as MANHKNAKKMIKIIAKRNLINKMFKNKTRTAIKKLVNMIESGNKKNIAVAFQNAESNLQKCASRGIIHKNTAARKIRRLNIKVKTLISSS
- the metG gene encoding methionine--tRNA ligase, translating into MKQFENFYITTPIYYVNDRPHIGHVYTSLLCDVMARFMRLAGKDVKFTTGTDEHGQKIEKAAEAYGVRPKEFVDKINVSFKNLTKFMNFQYDDFVRTTEKRHERAVVALWNRLEEMGQVYFGYYSGWYSVYDEAFYHESELINGKTPAGGEVQWVREESCFFRLSHWQDKLLELYENQPNFVLPKSRKNEVVSFIKSGLTDLSISRSSFSWGIKVPGSNKHIIYVWIDALTNYLTSVGFPDVEGQGYKKFWANSSSLNIHVIGKDILRFHAVYWPAILLAANLPLPKQIAVHGWWLNDGKKISKSFGNIIDPINLVKEFGVDQLRYYLLREVKFGQDASFNRKNMINRINSELANNIGNLIQRTISFLHKQYFGIIPVVDKSLLKNEEKLPNCKVLFNKVIDHLLRYEYDRIILLIISISSEANAYIDKNAPWILIKVNVKKRVNLVIYKLLEYIRIIGILLQPIVPKSAEIILDQLKIPKEERDLKSLYKACISSGIELPRPTPIFLKIK